The proteins below are encoded in one region of Pseudoduganella armeniaca:
- a CDS encoding HlyD family secretion protein: MKTDPSLPLFRAEAQQATTRQWLGDIIVKQPASFSVYAIFCFICVSLLLGFLIHGHYTKRVQVSGVLVPDRGLIRIQAPQPGVVRVRHVREGDRVAAGQTLLELSSELVLAREEGDIAARGGRHATETHRAILDTLRARQRSLADERDQNRTIALAQTQQLRRTIANIKMEIQQLTEEIGIQKERMHAAEDEYRRNKNVKDQGFISESALQKKYDELLDQRGKLASLQRQQVSLRRDLGISESEYEQLTLKSQREQNSLQRLDLELEEASVATRSGRAFLVTAPQTGMVTAILAEPGQMVANQALLTILPADAILEAHLYVPSRAVGFIEAGQQVLIRFAAFPHQKFGQYQGRVIDVARTALAPQELPVSLAGTVAADGEGMYRVRVRLASQAVQAYGKAIALTAGMRLEAHILQDRRSLIEWLLEPLYSLKGRTA; the protein is encoded by the coding sequence ATGAAAACCGATCCTTCCCTACCGTTGTTTCGTGCCGAAGCACAGCAAGCGACCACTCGACAGTGGTTGGGGGATATTATTGTCAAGCAGCCGGCTTCTTTCTCCGTGTACGCTATTTTCTGCTTTATTTGCGTGAGCCTGCTGCTGGGTTTTTTAATACACGGACATTATACCAAGCGTGTCCAGGTCAGCGGCGTGCTGGTGCCCGACCGCGGCCTGATCAGGATTCAGGCCCCCCAGCCGGGCGTGGTTCGGGTCCGCCACGTGCGGGAGGGCGATCGGGTCGCCGCAGGGCAAACGCTGCTCGAACTCTCGAGCGAACTGGTGCTTGCGCGCGAAGAAGGAGACATCGCCGCGCGCGGCGGACGCCATGCCACCGAAACGCATAGGGCCATCCTGGACACCTTGCGCGCCCGCCAACGCAGCCTGGCGGATGAACGCGATCAGAACAGGACCATTGCGCTGGCCCAGACGCAGCAACTGCGCCGGACGATCGCGAATATAAAAATGGAAATCCAGCAGTTAACCGAGGAAATCGGCATTCAAAAAGAACGCATGCATGCAGCGGAAGATGAGTATCGGCGCAATAAAAATGTAAAAGATCAGGGATTTATTTCGGAAAGCGCATTGCAGAAAAAATATGATGAATTACTCGACCAGCGCGGGAAACTCGCATCATTACAGCGGCAACAGGTCTCCCTCCGCCGGGATCTCGGCATTAGCGAAAGCGAATACGAGCAATTGACATTGAAATCCCAGCGCGAACAGAATAGTTTGCAGCGCCTCGACTTGGAACTGGAAGAAGCCAGCGTCGCCACGCGTTCCGGCCGGGCCTTCCTGGTTACGGCTCCGCAGACGGGCATGGTCACGGCCATTCTGGCCGAACCGGGCCAGATGGTGGCCAACCAGGCCTTGCTCACCATCCTCCCGGCCGACGCCATCCTCGAAGCTCACCTGTACGTGCCCAGCCGGGCGGTCGGCTTTATCGAGGCCGGCCAGCAAGTGCTGATCCGCTTCGCCGCCTTCCCGCACCAGAAGTTCGGCCAGTACCAGGGCCGCGTGATCGACGTAGCCCGCACCGCCCTCGCCCCCCAGGAATTGCCGGTGTCGCTCGCTGGCACGGTAGCGGCGGATGGGGAAGGCATGTACCGGGTGCGCGTGCGGCTGGCCAGCCAAGCGGTTCAGGCCTATGGCAAGGCCATCGCGCTGACCGCGGGGATGCGCCTGGAAGCGCATATCCTGCAAGACCGGCGCTCGCTGATCGAATGGCTGCTGGAACCGCTGTACAGCCTGAAAGGGCGCACCGCATGA
- a CDS encoding TonB-dependent receptor plug domain-containing protein, with translation MASKLRLSAIAGAAVVACGAAPAVVQAQQEKSGDVAPPAVIVTGSRIARATVEGPSAVTVISGADITRQGYKNVFDALSNQVQNSGFTQGADFGNTFTPSANTLSLRGLGPNHTLILLNGRRLADFPIAYEGTVNFTNLANIPSSIVERIEILSGGASAIYGSDAIAGVINIILKTRADGFDINAKAGTSSRGGGGDRRVQFTGGQQFGKLTTVFSLELSERDRLTALQRDFMAERDGTPTDILSRRNLDTGKYVDLGNACTDFADMFDQSVFRHTAKAGSYCASRKAANTHWSTQTQNRSKNGFASATYDLDGDTVLFADLLVGRNDTASNTRGPSWTSASTGSGYFLNQNTGVYEVWKRYISPQETGGERRYDRTWEDRALAASLGVRGHIGKSDWKYEAGYSASAYESKNHVPRARANIDSFFLGPRLGTDPDGVAIYAPDPARLTRRLTPSEFDSITGQANSDDESWTHTLAASANGKLLDLPAGPLQLAAVVEAGRQGFTNKPDARINEGYFNTLPGSFVTAGTRTRYAAGAELNVPLFSTLTGTLAGRYDRYEFAERSNGKLTYNGGLELRPRKELLLRANYATSFRAPDMNYIYKARGTGYYSSTTDYYRCAVAGEPMATCEFANKSPGADYVQNGSRDLKPEQGKSWGAGVVWSPSSAFDVSLDYWNIKIDDLVANLDPDQLLRDEAACRLGGLDIASSLCVDTISRITRYADNAPDKAGEVREIRVNPINAAKESVSGFDVSAKYALRTAAYGTFTVRGNYTKTLTRRSQQFAGDEVEDLLHSFDNRDWPDKLAASVNWDQGAVSTTLFATRYGKMPNSEQTGYVTPTTLVNVSAVYRFSDRLSLSLIVNNLFNKVKSDPSGGWPYYPIGNYSPVGRVGWIELNYHFGS, from the coding sequence ATGGCAAGTAAACTCCGACTGAGCGCCATCGCTGGCGCTGCCGTTGTGGCATGCGGTGCTGCGCCAGCCGTTGTACAAGCACAGCAGGAAAAAAGCGGCGACGTCGCGCCGCCCGCCGTCATCGTGACCGGCTCGCGCATCGCCCGCGCCACCGTGGAAGGGCCGTCCGCCGTGACCGTGATCTCGGGTGCCGACATCACGCGCCAGGGCTACAAGAACGTGTTCGATGCGCTCAGCAATCAGGTCCAGAACAGCGGCTTCACGCAGGGCGCCGACTTCGGCAACACCTTCACGCCGTCGGCCAACACGCTGAGCCTGCGCGGCCTGGGACCGAACCACACGCTGATCCTGCTGAACGGTCGCCGCCTGGCCGACTTCCCGATCGCCTACGAAGGCACGGTGAACTTCACCAACCTTGCCAATATCCCTTCGAGCATCGTCGAGCGCATCGAGATCCTGTCCGGCGGCGCCTCGGCGATCTACGGTTCCGACGCCATCGCCGGCGTGATCAACATCATCCTGAAGACCAGGGCCGACGGCTTCGACATCAATGCCAAGGCCGGCACGTCATCGCGCGGCGGCGGCGGCGACCGGCGCGTGCAGTTCACGGGCGGCCAGCAGTTCGGCAAGCTGACGACGGTGTTCAGCCTGGAGCTGTCGGAACGCGACCGCCTGACGGCGCTGCAGCGCGATTTCATGGCCGAACGCGACGGCACGCCGACCGACATCCTGTCGCGCCGCAATCTCGACACGGGCAAGTACGTCGACCTGGGCAACGCCTGCACCGACTTCGCCGACATGTTCGACCAAAGCGTGTTCCGCCATACCGCCAAGGCGGGCAGCTACTGCGCCAGCCGCAAGGCCGCCAACACGCACTGGTCGACGCAGACGCAGAACCGCAGCAAGAACGGCTTCGCCAGCGCGACCTACGATCTCGATGGCGACACCGTGCTGTTCGCCGATCTGCTGGTGGGCCGCAACGACACCGCCAGCAATACGCGCGGTCCCTCCTGGACGTCCGCCTCGACGGGCAGCGGCTACTTCCTGAACCAGAACACGGGTGTCTACGAAGTCTGGAAGCGCTACATCTCGCCGCAGGAGACGGGCGGCGAGCGCCGCTACGACCGCACCTGGGAGGACCGCGCGCTGGCGGCATCGCTGGGCGTGCGCGGCCACATCGGCAAATCGGACTGGAAGTACGAGGCCGGCTACAGCGCGTCGGCCTACGAGAGCAAGAACCATGTGCCGCGCGCGCGGGCCAATATCGACAGCTTCTTCCTCGGTCCACGCCTGGGCACGGACCCGGACGGCGTGGCGATCTACGCACCCGACCCGGCACGCCTGACACGCCGCCTGACCCCAAGCGAATTCGACTCGATCACGGGCCAGGCCAACAGCGACGACGAATCGTGGACCCACACGCTGGCCGCCAGCGCCAACGGCAAGCTGCTCGACCTGCCGGCCGGGCCGCTGCAACTGGCGGCAGTCGTCGAGGCGGGACGGCAGGGTTTCACGAACAAGCCGGATGCCCGCATCAACGAAGGCTATTTCAACACGCTGCCGGGCAGCTTCGTCACGGCGGGCACGCGCACGCGCTATGCCGCCGGCGCGGAATTGAACGTGCCGCTGTTCTCGACCTTGACCGGCACGCTGGCGGGACGCTACGACCGCTACGAGTTCGCCGAGCGCAGCAACGGCAAGCTCACGTACAACGGCGGCCTGGAATTGCGCCCCCGCAAGGAGCTGCTGCTGCGGGCGAACTATGCCACCAGCTTCCGCGCGCCCGACATGAACTACATCTACAAGGCGCGCGGCACCGGCTATTACTCGTCCACCACCGATTACTACCGCTGCGCCGTGGCCGGCGAACCGATGGCCACGTGCGAGTTCGCCAACAAGTCGCCCGGCGCCGACTACGTGCAGAACGGCAGCCGTGACCTGAAGCCGGAGCAGGGCAAGTCATGGGGCGCCGGCGTGGTCTGGTCGCCCAGCAGCGCGTTCGACGTCTCGCTGGACTACTGGAACATCAAGATCGACGACCTGGTCGCCAACCTGGACCCGGACCAGCTGCTGCGCGACGAGGCGGCCTGCCGCCTGGGCGGGCTCGATATCGCCTCGTCGCTGTGCGTCGACACCATCAGCCGCATCACGCGCTATGCCGACAATGCGCCCGACAAGGCGGGCGAGGTGAGGGAGATCCGCGTCAATCCGATCAACGCGGCCAAGGAAAGCGTCAGCGGCTTCGACGTCAGCGCCAAGTACGCGCTGCGCACGGCTGCTTACGGCACGTTCACGGTGCGCGGCAATTACACGAAGACGCTGACGCGCCGCTCGCAGCAGTTCGCCGGCGACGAAGTGGAGGACCTGCTGCATTCCTTCGACAACCGGGACTGGCCGGACAAGCTGGCCGCCAGCGTCAACTGGGACCAGGGGGCCGTCTCGACCACGCTGTTCGCCACCCGCTACGGCAAGATGCCGAACTCGGAGCAGACCGGTTACGTCACGCCGACGACGCTCGTCAACGTCAGCGCCGTGTACCGCTTCAGCGACCGCCTGAGCTTGTCGCTGATCGTCAATAACCTGTTCAACAAGGTGAAATCGGATCCGAGCGGCGGCTGGCCGTACTACCCGATCGGCAATTACAGTCCGGTGGGCCGGGTGGGCTGGATCGAGTTGAATTACCACTTCGGTTCGTAG